The following coding sequences are from one Leguminivora glycinivorella isolate SPB_JAAS2020 chromosome 7, LegGlyc_1.1, whole genome shotgun sequence window:
- the LOC125227923 gene encoding LOW QUALITY PROTEIN: SH3 domain-binding protein 5 homolog (The sequence of the model RefSeq protein was modified relative to this genomic sequence to represent the inferred CDS: deleted 1 base in 1 codon): MEESSFTIPADDNGDTELDPRIQVELEKLNAATDEINKLELELDESMKTFHLLLNETSRRLQGLTKRLGTCVDKSRPYHEAVAAAATARTECQKAAVQFQRASELHAAAKETVTLAEQRFVSKQDEWQFDSNWQEVLNHAIIKVMDAEKRKAESGREHQKKAAAFIAAEKKVAQLEDNLKRNIIKSRLYFEEKKLCDEQLQTQNKKIEKLQRLIADAKFRYSKSLKALEEISEEIHRRRGEYTGKDIPVGPREPGVGAERDPIHDEVKLDEETDGVEKDEESSLQELRMRVRELALKPIDRTDVETDEAWALELNETINKLDQLLMMKENNQQKRSKFTASSPRNASAPSTSTNSAFKYSQPPSDSWKNETNLTRVKSRSREVMYDHNPIPISKTEKSKSMMSLDVLALARDTNIMDRESYLKAVIEDKSPTGTYTESNSDRNDSPDEILLVECDSSDSTQNPVIRMTSSTVTDSDNS; the protein is encoded by the exons GAGTCTATGAAAACCTTCCACCTTCTCTTGAATGAGACGTCCCGACGACTCCAAGGATTGACCAAACGACTC GGAACTTGCGTGGACAAGTCCAGACCCTACCACGAGGCAGTTGCTGCCGCTGCAACAGCCAGGACAGAGTGCCAGAAGGCTGCTGTACAGTTCCAGAGGGCTAGTG AGCTCCACGCAGCAGCTAAAGAGACGGTGACACTCGCGGAGCAACGTTTCGTGAGCAAGCAGGATGAGTGGCAGTTCGACAGCAACTGGCAGGAGGTCCTCAACCATGCCATCATCAAG GTTATGGACGCAGAGAAAAGAAAAGCAGAGAGCGGCCGCGAGCACCAAAAGAAAGCCGCTGCCTTCATCGCCGCGGAAAAGAAGGTCGCCCAGCTAGAAGACAATTTGAAACGCAACATCATCAAGTCACGCCTCTACTTCGAGGAGAAAAAACTATGCGACGAGCAGCTCCAAACACAGAACAAGAAGATCGAGAAACTCCAACGACTCATAGCCGATGCTAAATTCAGGTACTCAAAATCTCTTAAAGCTCTAGAGGAAATATCCGAAGAAATTCATAGAAGGAGGGGCGAGTATACCGGCAAAGATATCCCTGTAGGCCCGCGCGAACCAGGAGTAGGCGCGGAAAGAGACCCCATACACGATGAAGTTAAACTCGATGAGGAAACTGATGGAGTCGAAAAAGACGAGGAATCTAGTCTCCAAGAACTGAGAATGCGGGTGAGAGAACTAGCACTTAAACCTATAGATAGAACTGATGTTGAAACAGATGAAGCTTGGGCGCTAGAACTTAATGAAACCATCAACAAATTAGACCAACTTCTGATGATGAAGGAAAATAACCAGCAGAAGAGGTCTAAGTTCACAGCTAGCTCTCCAAGAAATGCTAGCGCACCGTCCACAAGCacgaattcagctttcaaatacAGTCAACCACCGAGTGACTCCTGGAAAAACGAAACTAATCTAACTCGTGTCAAATCCAGGAGCCGCGAAGTCATGTATGACCACAACCCCATACCTATAAGCAAGACggaaaaatctaaaagcatgaTGTCTTTAGATGTCTTAGCTTTAGCCCGAGATACTAATATTATGGACAGGGAATCTTACCTTAAAGCGGTTATTGAAGATAAGAGTCCGACTGGGACGTACACTGAAAGCAATTCCGATAGGAATGATAGTCCAGATGAGATCTTATTGGTTGAGTGTGATTCTAGCGACTCTACACAGAATCCTGTCATAAGAATGACAAGCTCTACTGTCACTGATAGCGATAACAGTTGA